The Pseudonocardia sp. HH130630-07 DNA window GCCAGCGCGACGGCCGGGACCGGCACCTCGTGCCCGGCGGCGATCTCGTCCAGCCCGGCCAGCACCGCGCGGCCGCGCGAGTCCAGGTAGGCCGCCGCCCCCTCGGCGCGCGGGCCGTCGGGCACCGGGGAGTCCGGCCGGTACTTGCCGGTCAGGAAGCCTCTGGCCAGCCCGTAGTACGGGTACAGCGCCAGCCCCTCCGAGACCGCGAGCGGCGCGAGTGCGGCCTCGACGTCGTCGCGCTCCATGAGGTTGTAGTGCGGCTGGATCGCGGTGAACGCGGTGAGCCCGTCGCGCGCGGAGATCTCCAGCGCCGAGCGGAGCCGGTCGACGCCGAGGTTCGAGGCCCCGGTCTCGCGGACCAGGCCCTCCCGGACCAGCGCGTCGAGGGCGTCGAGGGTCTCCTCCTGCGCGGTGTCCGGGTCGTCGCGGTGGATGTAGTAGAGGTCGATCCGGTCGGTGCCCAGGCGGCGCAGCGAGTCCCGGGCCGCGGCCGCGACGTTCGCCGCCCCGAGCCCGGGGCGCTCCGGCCAGGAGCCGACCTTCGTGGCGAGGTGCAGCCGGTCCCGGTTGCCGCGGGCGGCCATCCACTCGCCGAGGATCGTCTCCGACTCGCCGCCGAAGTTGCCGGGGGCGCGCCACGTGTAGGAGTCGGCGGTGTCGATCCGGGTCCCGCCGGCGGCGACGAACGCGTCGAGGACGGCGAAGGACGACTCCCGGTCCGCGGTCCAGCCGAACACGTTCGCCCCGAGTACCAGGTCAGTCACCCCCGGGACGCTACCGGCCCGCCCGGCGCACCCACGTCCGGCGCGGGGCGGCGGGTGACCCGCCGGGCTCCGCGAGGATTGCCGCACCGCGTCCGCGGGTAGGCCGGACGCGATGCTCCCCGTCACCCCCGGACGTCCGGCCCTGCCGTGCGCGATCCTGCTGTGGGACGCCGCCGAGGTGGCCGACCCGCCCGCCGAGCCGTGCTGCCTGCGCACGACCGCCGAGGGGGACCGGATGGTGGTCTACCGGACGGGGCCCGGCGGCGGGGTCGTGGCACTGGCGGACGCGCTCGCCGGCGCCCGTGCCCGCCCCGCCGGCGGCTGGTGGGCGCCGGTCGTCGTGCACCCGATCGCGAACCCGGTGCCGCGGCCGGAGCTGCTCGCCGACCCGGTGCTGGCCCCGGTCTTCCGGC harbors:
- a CDS encoding aldo/keto reductase, translating into MTDLVLGANVFGWTADRESSFAVLDAFVAAGGTRIDTADSYTWRAPGNFGGESETILGEWMAARGNRDRLHLATKVGSWPERPGLGAANVAAAARDSLRRLGTDRIDLYYIHRDDPDTAQEETLDALDALVREGLVRETGASNLGVDRLRSALEISARDGLTAFTAIQPHYNLMERDDVEAALAPLAVSEGLALYPYYGLARGFLTGKYRPDSPVPDGPRAEGAAAYLDSRGRAVLAGLDEIAAGHEVPVPAVALAWLAAQPGVTAPIASARSTGQLAGLLPMLTLQLTDDELRLLSYLSATT